One genomic region from Halorussus rarus encodes:
- the asd gene encoding aspartate-semialdehyde dehydrogenase, protein MTVRVGVLGATGAVGQRCIQLLDGHPEFELAAVTASEDSEGLPYSEAAKWRVDSPIPSSVADLTVRATEPDAVPDDVDLLFSSLPSGVAAEVEPDFAEDGYVLSSNSSNDRLADDVPLVIPEINPGHLDLLEVQRDERGWDGAVVKNPNCSTITMVPTLAALDQFGLERVHVSTLQAVSGAGYSGVTSMEIIDNVIPHIGGEEEKMETESRKLLGQFDGAELAHHDAEVSASCNRVPTIDGHLENVWAETSDDVTAADVEDAFGAVESLDLPSSPDPLIEVFEDPSRPQPRLDRTLGGGMAVAAGGVQETPAGVQYNCLAHNTIRGAAGAAVLNGELLQSEGWI, encoded by the coding sequence ATGACCGTACGAGTCGGCGTTCTCGGTGCGACCGGAGCGGTCGGCCAGCGCTGCATCCAGCTGCTGGACGGCCACCCCGAGTTCGAACTGGCGGCGGTAACGGCGAGCGAAGACAGCGAGGGCCTCCCGTACAGCGAGGCCGCGAAGTGGCGGGTCGACTCCCCGATCCCCTCGTCGGTGGCGGACCTGACGGTCCGGGCGACCGAACCCGACGCGGTGCCCGACGACGTCGATCTCCTGTTCTCGTCGCTGCCCTCCGGCGTCGCGGCCGAGGTCGAACCCGACTTCGCGGAGGACGGCTACGTCCTCTCGTCGAACTCCTCGAACGACCGGTTGGCCGACGACGTGCCGCTCGTGATCCCCGAGATCAACCCCGGCCACCTCGACCTGCTGGAGGTCCAGCGCGACGAGCGCGGGTGGGACGGCGCGGTGGTCAAGAACCCCAACTGCTCGACAATCACGATGGTGCCGACGCTCGCGGCGCTCGACCAGTTCGGCCTCGAGCGGGTCCACGTCTCGACGCTCCAGGCGGTCTCGGGCGCGGGGTACTCGGGGGTCACCTCGATGGAGATCATCGACAACGTCATCCCGCACATCGGCGGCGAGGAGGAGAAGATGGAGACCGAGTCCCGGAAGCTGCTCGGCCAGTTCGACGGCGCCGAACTCGCTCACCACGACGCCGAGGTCTCCGCGTCGTGCAACCGCGTGCCGACCATCGACGGCCACCTCGAGAACGTCTGGGCCGAGACCAGCGACGACGTGACTGCGGCCGACGTCGAGGACGCTTTCGGCGCGGTCGAGAGTCTCGACCTGCCGAGCTCGCCCGACCCGCTCATCGAGGTGTTCGAGGACCCCAGCCGACCCCAGCCCCGGCTCGACCGCACGCTGGGCGGCGGGATGGCGGTCGCGGCCGGCGGCGTCCAGGAGACGCCGGCGGGCGTCCAGTACAACTGCCTGGCCCACAACACCATCCGCGGCGCGGCGGGCGCGGCGGTGCTGAACGGCGAACTGCTCCAGAGCGAAGGCTGGATTTAG
- a CDS encoding 30S ribosomal protein S17e encodes MAIKPDYVKKTGNLLLERYPDAFTTDFDQNKESVSKLTNIESKGVRNRIAGYVTHKK; translated from the coding sequence ATGGCGATCAAACCCGACTACGTCAAGAAGACGGGGAACCTGCTCCTGGAGCGATACCCCGACGCGTTCACGACCGACTTCGACCAGAACAAGGAGAGCGTCTCGAAGCTGACCAACATCGAGTCGAAGGGCGTCCGCAACCGCATCGCCGGCTACGTCACCCACAAGAAGTAA